A window of Staphylococcus lloydii genomic DNA:
ATATTTATTACCATCTTCATCAAATAAGTAAGCGCCTTTACCTTCTTTCATCATAACTGGGGCTCCGCCGCCCACTGCTTTATAAGAACGGGAAGGTGAATTAACACCACCTAAAATATATTCATCAGAGAATTTTTGAAGTCTTTCGCTTTCTGTGAATTTCATGTCTATCAACCTCTTTTAATTTAATATTTTCAACTATTATCGTATCATAAAACTAACTATTAAAAGAAATAGGTGAGACAATGTTACAAAAAGGACAACAATTTCCAGACTTTAAATTAGAAAATCAAGATGGAACTACAATTTCAAAGCAAGATTTAGCAGGTAAAAAAGCGATATTATATTTTTATCCTCGTGATAACACGCCGACTTGTACTACAGAAGCTTGTGATTTTAGAGATAATATAGAAGCATTTAATGATTTAGATGTACAAGTCTTTGGTATAAGTGGAGATTCTAAAAAGAAACATCAAAATTTCAAGGCAAAGCATGATTTGAATTTTGATTTGTTAGTAGATGATGATTTTGAACTTTCAAAAGCTACAGGTGTATACCAATTGAAGAAATCATTTGGTAAAGAATCAATGGGTATTGTTAGAACTACTTTTGTTATAGATGAAAAAGGCGAAATTATAGATGTAATTGAGAAAGTTAAAGTGAAAACGCAGATAGAAGAATTAAAAAGCATACTGGGGTGAATGTATGAAGGCAGTAAGCTTAATAAGATTAGGTGAAAAAGAAGAAAGATTGAAAGAAGCTTTGCCTAATGTTGAATTTGTATTCACAAGTGGCATGGATGAAATTAATGATCAAGACAAACAAGATTTAGATATATTATTTGGCGTAGATAAATTAACAGAATCATTTTTAGAACAATGTCCTAATTTAAAATGGATAGCTTGGTATGCCACAGGTGTAGACAAATTACCATTAGCGTACTTACAACAAA
This region includes:
- the bcp gene encoding thioredoxin-dependent thiol peroxidase — its product is MLQKGQQFPDFKLENQDGTTISKQDLAGKKAILYFYPRDNTPTCTTEACDFRDNIEAFNDLDVQVFGISGDSKKKHQNFKAKHDLNFDLLVDDDFELSKATGVYQLKKSFGKESMGIVRTTFVIDEKGEIIDVIEKVKVKTQIEELKSILG